The following DNA comes from Winogradskyella sp. PG-2.
TTTGAAGTTGTAGATAGCCTTGGAAATATACTTACCCCTATTTGTGTTTCTTTGGCCCCAGCTAACGAAAACGGAGAAAATCGAACTGTGCTTCTGTTTGGTGAATTTGGTACCGCTGTTACCAACCCACCTGTTGAAGTAAGAGTTGTAGGGGATTTATTTACAACTGATACTTTAACCGGAGAGTCCGCTTGTTCAGAAATCATAAACCTAAACGGAATCACTACCACGAATGTAATTCCGCTTGCTGATGGACCAAGTTTATTCTTTGCCCAAAGAATTGATGGCAATCTGAATGAATGTAATTCAGGAACACAAACGATTCAAGTTGCTTGGAATGGTGGCGTTACACCTTATATAAGTGGTGATACCGAATCTGACTTATTTCAGTACTATGTTGGCTATTCTGACAGTTCTGGAGATCTAATACCGCATGTACCTATTTCGATAGCAGATATAAATGACAACGACAACTTTCACCAACTTTGTTTTTCTACAAGTGATGAAATTGTTAAAATTTCAATGATGGCTAACACCGTCGAAGACCCAAACCAAGACCCAAATTTATACAGCGAAATTGATGTTAGTTCCTGCACTACTTTGACAATTATTGAAGAGAACATTTTCGAAAAATGGTATAAAATTTACCCGAATCCGTTTTCAGATGAAATTTCTGTTGAGAATCTGCTTGGTGACGAATACTTCATCATTTATGACTTTTTAGGGCGAAATATTATGGAAGGAAAATGTTCAGGAACTATAAAAATACCTGAAACAAACTCTGGGATATACTATTTGACCATCCTAAACAATA
Coding sequences within:
- a CDS encoding T9SS type A sorting domain-containing protein, with amino-acid sequence MRRKILISLITVLTFVLNAKAQDTLVSAFFGLDNALPGLLCNQPGSLLDGMPVNFIFPIDASTLSESDFEVVDSLGNILTPICVSLAPANENGENRTVLLFGEFGTAVTNPPVEVRVVGDLFTTDTLTGESACSEIINLNGITTTNVIPLADGPSLFFAQRIDGNLNECNSGTQTIQVAWNGGVTPYISGDTESDLFQYYVGYSDSSGDLIPHVPISIADINDNDNFHQLCFSTSDEIVKISMMANTVEDPNQDPNLYSEIDVSSCTTLTIIEENIFEKWYKIYPNPFSDEISVENLLGDEYFIIYDFLGRNIMEGKCSGTIKIPETNSGIYYLTILNNTNQTTFKLIKR